From Cupriavidus taiwanensis, a single genomic window includes:
- the tnpB gene encoding IS66 family insertion sequence element accessory protein TnpB (TnpB, as the term is used for proteins encoded by IS66 family insertion elements, is considered an accessory protein, since TnpC, encoded by a neighboring gene, is a DDE family transposase.), translating to MIGLPAGTRIWIAAGVTDMRCGFNGLAAKVEATLQESPFSGHVFVFRGRRGNVIKVLWSTGDGLCLLSKRLERGRFVWPKADSGKIHLTQAQLSMLLEGINWKQPERTWPPQSVL from the coding sequence ATGATCGGGTTGCCGGCGGGAACACGCATCTGGATCGCTGCAGGCGTGACCGACATGCGCTGTGGATTCAACGGGCTCGCCGCGAAGGTGGAGGCGACTCTGCAAGAGAGCCCATTCTCCGGCCATGTCTTCGTCTTCCGCGGCAGGCGCGGCAACGTCATCAAGGTGTTGTGGTCAACGGGCGATGGACTTTGCTTGCTCTCGAAGCGCCTGGAGCGTGGACGTTTCGTCTGGCCGAAGGCCGACAGCGGCAAGATCCACCTGACGCAAGCGCAGTTGTCGATGCTGCTGGAGGGGATTAACTGGAAGCAGCCCGAGCGCACCTGGCCGCCACAGTCGGTGTTGTAA
- the tnpA gene encoding IS66-like element accessory protein TnpA produces the protein MGTTLSQLQEVPVAGGRKGRPNYNEEFKRRLAAAACEPGVSVSKLAREHGINANMLFTWRRRYRTEQCQEAAVLLPVTVERPSSPPGPMPMSPGAAVCEPTPPHGAIEIRLGRAVIRIEGAVDASTLRTVLDRLTP, from the coding sequence ATGGGAACTACTTTGTCACAGTTACAGGAAGTACCAGTTGCCGGCGGTCGCAAAGGCCGGCCGAACTACAACGAGGAATTCAAGCGGCGATTGGCAGCCGCTGCGTGTGAGCCGGGTGTCTCGGTATCGAAATTGGCGCGCGAGCATGGCATCAACGCGAACATGCTGTTCACTTGGCGCCGACGCTATCGAACGGAGCAGTGCCAGGAAGCTGCGGTGTTGTTGCCGGTGACGGTTGAACGCCCAAGCTCGCCACCCGGTCCGATGCCAATGAGTCCGGGCGCTGCGGTTTGCGAGCCGACGCCGCCGCACGGCGCCATCGAGATCCGCCTGGGCCGAGCGGTGATTCGCATCGAAGGGGCAGTCGACGCGAGCACGTTGCGTACGGTACTGGACCGTTTGACGCCATGA